The nucleotide window TCGCTTACCCTCTGGCCTGCCAGGCCTTCCCAGAGGGTTCTTGCTGTTATGTGACTGCACTGACTTCTCCGGGATCAGTTGACTCATGGGCGTGGCGATCAGTCCAGGCAATACACAGTTCACCCTGATGCCCTTCCTGTagcgacagagaaggagagagcacCAGTCACGTGACCTCAAGGCAGACACTTATCAGTGTGTTTCGAGTGGCTGTTCACGGGGTCTCTGAATAgataattattattgtttctaAATTTCAATATATTATTaatactttcattttcttatttatattcccAAAACCCTTTATTTACTTATACAGTAGTCTTTAAATATATACTTCCTTTCTATGTATATTTGCTTGTAAATGGCAatctttttgcttctttcccATTCATTTAAAGCTTACGAACTTATTTCTACACCCGTTCTCACCCGGCCAGCTCGGCAGCGCAAGTTTTGCTTAGTGAAATAACGGCGCCCTTTGATGCCGCGTAGTGACTCGCGTATTTTAGGCCCGTCTTGCCACACATGCTTGCTATGTTGACCACAGCGCCCGTCTCTCCCTCagtctcctgctccttctccagcAACGCCTTGGTGACGGCTTGAGTCACGAGGAATGTGCCCTGTTGGCGAGAAAACAGATATCAAGTCGTGCGGGTAAACTGTTGGCCACAGCTCTGATGTACAGCATCTTAATGCAACAGCTAACTCGTATCTGCGTTCATTAATTCTTTTCACCGGTAAAGTGAAACAGGAACAGACTCCCCTTGACTGCATTTTCTCCTGCCTAGGACTTCACTTCTTTCTAAGTGGAATATCAAGACATCTCTGGAGTTATATTTAATAATTAAGTTTTGGAATATTCAGTTTTCTCCAGAACAGTAACCTTAAAGGGTTTTTATTTGTGAGCCCAAAGAGCTGTCTGGTTTTCCTAAAAATTTTACCTCATTTTAATTCAcaatttttcatacaaatgtgcGTCGCACTTGTGCTATGAAGATTCGTGTGACTCAGAGATGGGTGCAGTCATGAATCGCAAACCAGTACTGCACATCTTTTAACATACAATTAATAGTATACTTGTTTCACGGATTTATTAGTGCATAAGGTTACGAACCTTTAGATTGATGTCGATAATGGCATTAAGACGGTCCTGCTTCACATCCAAAAATGGCTCCAGTTTGGCGATCCCCGCGGAGTTCACGAGGAGGCTGGGCGGGGCTCCGAGCTTTTCCCGGGCTGCCGCGATTACCGCCTCCACGGCGTCCTTCTGTGTAACGTCCATCTGCAGCGCCAGGTGCTGACTTGAGCCTGAGGGGGAGCGCGGGGCGCTGACTCAGCGGAAGCCTTGTTTAGGATAGAAGACTGACTGGCGTCGTATAGGGCACTAAAGCAAAGGCCGACAGATTCATCAAACAAAAGGCCAAACTGAGCGCAGAAAAATTACACTCTTTCAACTGACTTATAAATGAGGCCTACGACTTGCCACTAACCTGATATCAGCTGGAGCGTCTCTTCAGCCCCCTTCAGGTTGATGTCCGTCACCACCACGCGGGCGCCGTCCCTGGCCAGCAGCTGACACACGGCCCGCCCGATGCCGCTGCCGCCCCCTGCAACACCCTGGCCGTCACATGGGTGACAAAGAGTTCTGCGGCTCACGCCACCAA belongs to Eriocheir sinensis breed Jianghai 21 chromosome 62, ASM2467909v1, whole genome shotgun sequence and includes:
- the LOC126986612 gene encoding (3R)-3-hydroxyacyl-CoA dehydrogenase-like; its protein translation is MGRGVNQILAQLSATLPPATMSSAYSFNGRVALVTGGGSGIGRAVCQLLARDGARVVVTDINLKGAEETLQLISGSSQHLALQMDVTQKDAVEAVIAAAREKLGAPPSLLVNSAGIAKLEPFLDVKQDRLNAIIDINLKGTFLVTQAVTKALLEKEQETEGETGAVVNIASMCGKTGLKYASHYAASKGAVISLSKTCAAELAGKGIRVNCVLPGLIATPMSQLIPEKSVQSHNSKNPLGRPGRPEEVAEVVVFLLSGRSSYMVGACVEVSGGTDM